Proteins encoded together in one Methanococcus voltae window:
- a CDS encoding F420-nonreducing hydrogenase translates to MVKIATTWLGCCSGCHISLLDLHEDLLGILEQVELVHSPVLMDVKEIPDDIDVALIEGGVRNEENLHIAKEMRKKAKVVIAFGTCAVYGGIPGMGNLYSNEELLEKAYKTTITTKNDEGIIPNEEVPALTSRVTPLSQVIDVDYILPGCPPKPELIASVLTSLLEGKEPELSNKNMCEVCPREKSSEGVVVGELKRNYEGEIDPKKCLLEQGYVCMGVATRAACGAICPSAGVPCTGCYGPTDKVVDQGAKMISALASDYKVDDDKEMDPKELPNKMIDKVGSFYKFTLPSALIPVKNDRNKK, encoded by the coding sequence ATGGTTAAAATAGCTACTACATGGCTTGGATGTTGTTCTGGTTGCCACATTAGTCTTTTAGATTTACATGAAGACTTATTAGGCATTTTAGAACAAGTTGAATTAGTCCACAGCCCTGTTTTAATGGATGTTAAAGAAATACCTGATGACATAGATGTTGCATTAATCGAAGGTGGGGTTAGAAACGAAGAAAACCTTCATATTGCAAAAGAAATGAGAAAAAAAGCGAAAGTTGTAATTGCTTTCGGTACTTGTGCAGTTTACGGTGGTATCCCAGGTATGGGTAACCTTTACTCAAACGAAGAATTGCTCGAAAAAGCGTACAAAACGACAATTACTACTAAAAATGATGAAGGTATCATTCCAAACGAAGAAGTACCTGCATTAACTTCGAGAGTAACACCCCTCTCACAAGTTATTGACGTTGATTACATACTTCCAGGATGCCCTCCTAAACCAGAGTTAATCGCAAGTGTATTGACTTCACTTTTAGAAGGCAAAGAACCTGAATTATCAAATAAAAACATGTGCGAAGTGTGCCCTAGAGAAAAAAGTAGCGAAGGGGTTGTTGTAGGCGAGCTTAAGAGAAATTACGAAGGCGAAATCGACCCTAAAAAATGTTTACTTGAACAAGGTTACGTTTGCATGGGTGTTGCTACAAGAGCAGCTTGTGGTGCCATATGTCCAAGTGCAGGCGTTCCCTGTACTGGTTGCTACGGTCCAACCGATAAAGTTGTAGACCAAGGTGCTAAAATGATATCTGCGTTAGCTTCCGACTATAAAGTTGATGATGATAAAGAAATGGATCCTAAGGAACTTCCAAACAAAATGATTGACAAAGTAGGTAGTTTTTATAAATTTACACTCCCTAGTGCGTTAATTCCTGTGAAAAACGATAGAAATAAAAAATAA
- the trpC gene encoding indole-3-glycerol phosphate synthase TrpC, whose translation MMINFKRQANAIKNCNKSNKKNNMDEKNKTNKNAVIAEIKVHSPKYGDLLKQRNELDILNIYEEAGAVGISYITDKQYFNGDFEVFKKICKNTELPVLRKDFITAKDEIEKTAEAGASTILLIPRLLSEETAEFVDYANSCGLDTLVEVHNAQEIEIAKNTKTSMIGINNRDIRKLELDDGTVSLTEKLANLIPKDRILVSESGISNLNDLNTALKYADAVLVGTSFMKADFKIQKEFVESFVRGKYD comes from the coding sequence ATCATGATAAATTTTAAAAGACAGGCGAATGCCATAAAAAATTGCAATAAATCGAATAAAAAGAATAATATGGATGAAAAGAATAAAACCAATAAAAATGCAGTAATTGCAGAAATTAAAGTTCATTCTCCTAAATACGGCGATTTACTAAAACAAAGGAACGAATTGGATATATTAAATATATATGAAGAAGCTGGAGCTGTTGGAATTTCTTATATCACGGATAAACAATATTTCAATGGAGACTTTGAAGTATTTAAGAAAATTTGTAAAAATACGGAACTTCCCGTACTTAGAAAGGATTTTATCACTGCAAAAGACGAAATTGAAAAAACTGCAGAAGCAGGAGCCAGCACAATACTATTAATTCCAAGGCTATTAAGCGAAGAAACAGCTGAATTTGTGGATTATGCAAACAGCTGTGGACTCGATACACTCGTTGAAGTACACAATGCGCAGGAAATAGAAATTGCGAAGAATACAAAAACTTCTATGATTGGAATAAACAACAGAGACATACGTAAATTAGAACTTGATGACGGGACGGTATCTTTAACTGAAAAATTAGCTAATTTAATACCTAAAGATAGAATACTAGTTAGTGAAAGCGGAATTTCTAATTTAAACGATTTAAACACTGCTTTAAAATATGCTGACGCCGTATTGGTTGGCACGTCATTTATGAAAGCAGACTTTAAAATACAGAAAGAGTTTGTTGAAAGCTTTGTAAGGGGAAAATATGACTGA
- the trpD gene encoding anthranilate phosphoribosyltransferase — protein sequence MNRILDKNDLTFEEAYKLFGILLNENEIKIGAYLTALQMKGITSEEIAGFAKAMRDNAITMNLGNVVDTCGTGGDGSKTINVSTAVSLILSCFTKVAKHGNVSVTSKSGSANVYEALGCKIPETIEEAELSMEKTNFTFLHAQKYHPALKKIMPVRNELKFKTIFNVLGPLANPASPKYQIIGVNSIELCNKVAKALPNLQNIEKALVVNGYGKSGKSYEKNYTLDELNPNGNSKIVEYNKITKKNESECNFEDNFEDNFEDNFKSYIVSPEDFGLENSKIIPCISPEESAERLKNVFSGKINEDRNFILMNASAGLYACKIASDFLEGVEIAKEVLDSGLVLKKLEELNKLKENSRIKKITEYKSKGGNYEN from the coding sequence ATGAATAGAATTCTTGATAAAAATGATTTGACATTTGAAGAAGCTTACAAACTTTTCGGAATATTACTAAATGAAAACGAAATTAAAATAGGGGCTTACTTAACCGCCCTACAAATGAAAGGCATTACTTCTGAGGAAATTGCAGGCTTTGCAAAAGCAATGCGTGACAATGCAATAACTATGAATTTAGGAAACGTCGTAGACACCTGTGGGACAGGCGGGGATGGCTCAAAAACAATAAATGTTAGTACGGCGGTTTCTTTGATACTTTCCTGCTTTACAAAGGTTGCAAAACACGGTAATGTATCAGTAACTTCAAAAAGTGGCTCTGCAAATGTTTACGAAGCTTTGGGTTGTAAAATTCCTGAAACGATCGAAGAAGCAGAATTATCAATGGAAAAAACCAATTTTACATTCTTACACGCTCAAAAATACCATCCTGCTCTTAAAAAAATAATGCCCGTAAGGAACGAATTAAAATTTAAAACGATATTCAATGTATTAGGACCTTTAGCAAACCCTGCTAGTCCCAAATACCAAATAATTGGGGTAAATTCGATTGAATTGTGTAATAAAGTTGCAAAAGCGTTGCCTAACTTACAAAATATTGAAAAGGCATTGGTTGTAAACGGCTATGGGAAAAGTGGGAAAAGCTACGAAAAAAATTATACGCTTGATGAGTTAAATCCAAACGGAAATTCAAAAATCGTGGAATATAATAAAATTACTAAGAAAAATGAGTCAGAATGTAATTTCGAAGATAATTTCGAAGATAATTTCGAAGATAATTTTAAAAGTTATATTGTAAGTCCTGAAGATTTCGGACTTGAAAATTCAAAAATAATTCCTTGCATTAGTCCGGAAGAAAGTGCCGAACGTTTAAAAAATGTATTTTCCGGAAAAATAAATGAAGATAGGAATTTTATACTAATGAATGCCTCAGCGGGTTTATATGCTTGTAAAATTGCATCTGATTTCTTAGAGGGCGTGGAAATCGCAAAAGAAGTGCTTGATTCAGGATTAGTTTTGAAAAAACTCGAAGAACTTAACAAACTTAAAGAAAATAGCAGAATAAAAAAAATAACTGAGTATAAATCAAAGGGTGGGAATTATGAAAATTAA
- a CDS encoding CoB--CoM heterodisulfide reductase iron-sulfur subunit A family protein, whose amino-acid sequence MEEPRIGVYVCHCGVNIGGVVDCENVAKTAEGLENVVIARDYKYMCADPGQEMIKKDIKELGLNRVIVAACSPRLHEPTFRRCVAEAGLNPFLFEFANIREHCSWVHMKDKEKATEKANDLVRMAVAKSRGLEPLDYLNVPVTKRALVIGAGVAGIQAALDLGDAGFETIVVEKTPSVGGRMAQLDKTFPTNDCSICILAPKMVDVAKHPKIKLYSYSEVKEVKGYIGNFTVKIEKKPRYLSEEKCTGCGSCAEVCPISVPNEFDMGLGMRKAIYKPFPQAVPAKYTIDMEHCIDCGLCSRVCGPQAIDYKQKPEIIEADVGSIINATGYDPYDPTEKEEYGYGVYPNVVTAMELERMINASGPTLGKVIRPSDGQKPKRIAFIQCVGSRDAKTGHRYCSNVCCMYAMKNSQLIKEKSPETDIDIYYMDIRAFGKAYEEFYERSAKQYGIQFIRGRPAQVLQDVDSDNPVIRAEDTLLGEISEKEYDLVVLSVGMVPSESADDIQKLLGISRSADRFFLEAHPKLRPVDTATDGVYLAGACQGPKDIPASVAQGSAAASRASIPLAQGEVQIEPIVVNIDSEVCGACGICVQQCPYGAPRFVEKDGKMAVEVISALCKGCGTCAAGCPSGALEQSHFKTGQIYSQIEGAFKDSF is encoded by the coding sequence ATGGAAGAACCAAGAATTGGAGTTTATGTTTGCCATTGTGGTGTTAACATAGGCGGAGTTGTAGACTGCGAAAACGTAGCTAAAACTGCCGAAGGACTCGAAAACGTAGTAATTGCAAGAGACTACAAATATATGTGTGCAGACCCGGGGCAAGAAATGATTAAAAAAGATATCAAAGAGCTAGGGTTAAACAGAGTTATTGTAGCAGCTTGTTCACCAAGACTTCACGAACCTACATTTAGGAGATGTGTTGCAGAAGCTGGATTAAACCCATTTTTATTTGAGTTCGCTAACATTAGGGAACACTGTTCGTGGGTTCACATGAAAGATAAAGAAAAAGCTACTGAAAAAGCAAACGATCTTGTAAGAATGGCCGTAGCAAAATCAAGAGGCTTAGAACCATTGGACTACCTTAACGTACCAGTGACCAAAAGAGCACTCGTTATCGGTGCAGGGGTTGCAGGTATCCAGGCAGCTCTTGATTTAGGTGACGCAGGTTTTGAAACAATCGTTGTAGAAAAAACCCCATCAGTTGGAGGTAGAATGGCGCAACTCGATAAAACATTCCCTACTAACGACTGTTCAATTTGTATCCTTGCTCCTAAGATGGTAGATGTTGCAAAACACCCTAAAATTAAATTATACTCATACTCTGAAGTAAAAGAAGTAAAAGGTTACATAGGTAACTTCACAGTTAAAATTGAGAAAAAGCCAAGATACTTAAGTGAAGAGAAATGTACCGGTTGCGGTTCTTGTGCTGAAGTATGTCCTATTAGCGTTCCAAATGAATTTGACATGGGACTTGGAATGAGAAAGGCAATCTACAAACCATTCCCACAAGCGGTACCTGCAAAATACACCATTGATATGGAACACTGTATAGATTGTGGTCTTTGTTCAAGAGTTTGTGGCCCTCAAGCAATTGACTACAAACAAAAACCAGAAATCATTGAAGCTGACGTAGGTTCAATCATTAATGCGACAGGTTACGACCCATACGACCCAACCGAAAAAGAAGAATACGGTTACGGAGTTTACCCTAACGTTGTGACTGCGATGGAATTAGAAAGAATGATTAACGCATCCGGTCCTACGCTAGGTAAAGTAATTAGACCTAGCGATGGTCAAAAACCAAAAAGAATCGCATTCATTCAATGTGTCGGTTCAAGAGATGCTAAAACAGGTCACAGATACTGTTCAAACGTTTGTTGTATGTATGCAATGAAAAACTCACAGTTAATCAAAGAAAAATCACCTGAAACAGATATCGATATCTACTATATGGATATTAGGGCATTCGGTAAAGCATACGAAGAATTCTACGAAAGAAGTGCGAAACAGTACGGTATTCAATTTATTAGAGGAAGACCTGCACAAGTATTGCAAGATGTTGATAGTGATAACCCAGTGATTAGAGCTGAAGATACACTTTTAGGTGAAATATCTGAAAAAGAGTACGATTTAGTAGTTCTCTCAGTTGGTATGGTGCCTTCAGAAAGTGCGGACGACATCCAAAAATTACTCGGTATTTCAAGAAGTGCGGACAGATTCTTCTTAGAAGCACACCCTAAATTAAGACCTGTAGATACCGCAACAGACGGTGTGTACTTAGCTGGTGCTTGCCAGGGTCCTAAAGATATTCCTGCATCAGTTGCACAAGGTTCAGCAGCTGCTTCGAGAGCTTCAATTCCATTAGCTCAAGGGGAAGTTCAAATTGAACCTATAGTTGTAAACATCGACAGTGAAGTTTGTGGTGCATGCGGTATTTGCGTACAACAATGCCCTTACGGTGCACCAAGATTTGTTGAAAAAGACGGTAAAATGGCTGTAGAAGTAATTTCTGCACTCTGTAAAGGTTGCGGTACTTGTGCGGCAGGTTGTCCGAGTGGAGCCCTAGAGCAATCACACTTTAAAACAGGACAAATTTACAGTCAAATTGAAGGAGCATTTAAAGATTCATTCTAA
- a CDS encoding pyrimidine dimer DNA glycosylase/endonuclease V: MVNQFPHFPAVALCQKHLGSAHVESHMLLGSLKRKRQITKHVEFDQVEVDTIKERHDELAKEMISRGYNHKSDLEDVSPHIKHLPKDILQKKADRGNVIHYLLYVKHCSECRKRFAIYLRRLIELGY, encoded by the coding sequence ATGGTTAATCAATTTCCTCATTTTCCCGCCGTAGCTTTGTGTCAAAAACACCTTGGAAGTGCGCATGTGGAGAGTCATATGCTTTTAGGCTCTTTAAAACGTAAAAGACAGATAACAAAGCACGTGGAATTTGACCAAGTTGAAGTTGACACCATAAAGGAACGACACGATGAACTAGCAAAAGAAATGATTAGTAGGGGTTACAATCATAAATCAGATTTGGAAGATGTATCGCCACATATAAAACACTTGCCAAAAGATATTTTGCAGAAAAAAGCAGACCGTGGAAACGTTATACACTATTTGCTCTATGTAAAACACTGTTCCGAGTGTAGGAAAAGGTTTGCTATTTACCTTAGGCGATTAATTGAATTAGGTTATTAA
- a CDS encoding Ni/Fe hydrogenase subunit alpha has translation MTKLSIEPVTRVEGHGKVTLSFDDSGKLDKVNFHVVEVRGFEKFLEGRYIEDAPIFTPRICGICQVSHHLASAKAVDNVFGVKIPETADMLRNLMQQGSNVHSHALHFGMLASPDLMFPTTDDALKRNLLGVAGENMDIVKDAIAMRKVGQTIVQKVGGRAIHPVTAIVGGQSKPLTEEERDELLTLSDNLVETAERTLNVGKQMVESLKEKDLMDLGYFESYHMGLVNKGAQDIYEGNIRVVNAEGKTEYEFDPAEYANYISEGVRPYSYLKFPYLTEKGEGEGNGAYRVNTLSRLNVCDKMPTPLAQKYYEEFVQTYGKPAHQPMLFHYARLIELLSSSELIRKFLEDDKIVGTDVRAEANDIVGEGVGCVEAPRGTLIHHFKTDDKGIINDTNLVVATVQNNPAMDIGVQKVAEKYIKTPEDAKPHILNHMEMVIRAYDPCLSCATHTIGEEPKMLSMDVYQGGKLIKTL, from the coding sequence ATGACAAAATTGTCAATAGAACCTGTTACTCGGGTTGAAGGACACGGTAAGGTTACGTTATCATTTGATGATAGCGGAAAGCTCGACAAAGTCAATTTTCACGTTGTGGAAGTTAGAGGTTTTGAAAAATTCTTAGAAGGGAGATATATTGAAGATGCACCAATATTCACCCCGAGAATCTGTGGAATTTGTCAAGTTTCACACCATTTAGCAAGTGCTAAAGCAGTTGATAACGTATTTGGTGTAAAAATACCTGAAACAGCAGATATGCTTAGAAATTTAATGCAACAAGGTTCAAACGTGCACAGTCACGCTTTACACTTTGGTATGCTCGCATCTCCAGATTTAATGTTCCCAACTACGGATGACGCTTTAAAAAGAAACCTTTTAGGCGTTGCCGGGGAAAATATGGACATAGTGAAAGATGCAATTGCAATGAGAAAAGTAGGTCAAACTATCGTTCAAAAAGTAGGCGGTAGAGCAATTCACCCAGTAACTGCGATAGTAGGCGGTCAATCAAAACCACTAACCGAAGAAGAAAGAGATGAACTTTTAACTTTATCTGATAATCTTGTTGAAACAGCTGAAAGAACATTAAACGTCGGAAAACAGATGGTTGAAAGCTTAAAAGAAAAAGACTTAATGGACCTCGGATATTTCGAATCCTACCACATGGGTTTAGTAAATAAAGGCGCTCAAGACATCTATGAAGGAAATATTAGAGTCGTAAACGCTGAAGGTAAAACCGAATACGAATTCGATCCTGCAGAGTATGCAAACTATATTTCAGAAGGAGTAAGACCTTATTCATACTTAAAATTCCCGTACTTAACTGAAAAAGGGGAAGGCGAAGGAAATGGGGCGTATAGAGTTAATACACTCTCAAGATTAAACGTATGCGATAAAATGCCTACACCACTTGCTCAAAAATACTACGAAGAATTTGTTCAAACATATGGAAAACCTGCACATCAACCTATGTTATTCCACTATGCAAGATTAATTGAATTATTATCAAGTTCAGAATTAATCAGAAAATTCTTAGAAGACGATAAAATCGTTGGAACAGATGTTAGAGCTGAAGCTAACGATATTGTGGGCGAAGGTGTTGGTTGCGTTGAAGCTCCAAGAGGTACTTTAATCCACCACTTCAAAACCGACGATAAAGGAATTATTAACGATACTAACTTAGTTGTTGCTACCGTTCAAAATAACCCTGCAATGGACATCGGAGTTCAAAAAGTTGCTGAAAAATACATCAAAACACCGGAAGACGCAAAGCCTCATATTTTAAACCATATGGAAATGGTTATTAGAGCTTACGACCCTTGCTTATCCTGTGCAACACACACCATCGGTGAAGAACCTAAAATGTTATCCATGGATGTTTACCAAGGCGGAAAATTAATTAAAACATTATAA
- a CDS encoding hydrogenase iron-sulfur subunit, translated as MAENWEPKIVGFCCNWCTYGGADTAGVGRMQYPPSIRIIRVMCSGRIEPSFILKAFKEGADGVFIGGCHLGDCHYDAGNYKWQRRVMMLYDMLEELGIERERVMHEWISASEGEKFQIAMNDIYDKIKAMGPCTLKENTGSIDEE; from the coding sequence TGGTGTACTTATGGTGGTGCAGATACAGCAGGTGTTGGGAGAATGCAATATCCTCCAAGCATCAGAATCATTAGAGTGATGTGCTCAGGCAGAATCGAACCATCATTCATATTAAAAGCATTCAAAGAAGGCGCTGATGGTGTATTCATCGGTGGTTGTCACCTTGGAGACTGTCACTACGATGCAGGTAACTACAAATGGCAAAGAAGAGTTATGATGCTCTACGATATGCTCGAAGAACTTGGTATCGAAAGAGAAAGAGTCATGCACGAATGGATTTCAGCTTCTGAAGGTGAAAAATTCCAAATTGCAATGAATGATATCTACGATAAAATAAAAGCTATGGGTCCTTGTACTTTAAAAGAAAATACGGGCAGTATAGACGAAGAATAA